From a region of the Chitinophaga caseinilytica genome:
- a CDS encoding contractile injection system tape measure protein, giving the protein MNDLRHMIHRQLFELTARTGHPAWEWDRTTADFHRDLLLPVLEACFREADKSGEHLVIDRLEIDLGVFGGKEAFRKEAGDRLRERLVEGLRVKRQEASAQGDLVSTGKSSTPSSGNRNPDSGLNPSSNGEKQSTNDPRRGLPPALLDGKEAPLAAFLFFLAEGRLPWWYAEDGKDAFGKLFQQHVTGSDIRKIRHAIENGKAMENATSIPGNIYISAECVRCIQTLEDPVLLRIAEEMGWDFKELLAEWELLGTAAQGFPGFFPAFRQRYWALVLQSPATSGITQGQWEWIFPQHQTPESLCNLLSDKAWEVKRPSLQAFLASTWFTDENEIAPERRAPIPGEKTVDPETDPRPRKSPSSKEITKPNITPDSEGLYVEAAGLVLLHPFLSELFASTGCREGKDWAPGGRQTAVRLLGYLSDNDADLPEYRLVFHKILAGMAPEEPLEAIAPATTAMLDACNELLDAVLSHWSALKNTGRDGLREGFLQRPGMLRTTSDGLQLEMEKRAQDVLINRLPWSCSMVRLSWMEQLLAVNWI; this is encoded by the coding sequence ATGAATGACCTCCGTCATATGATCCATCGCCAGCTGTTTGAGCTGACGGCCCGGACGGGGCATCCGGCCTGGGAATGGGACCGCACTACTGCGGATTTCCACCGCGATCTGCTGTTGCCTGTGCTGGAAGCGTGTTTCCGGGAGGCAGACAAAAGCGGGGAACACCTGGTGATCGACCGGCTGGAAATCGATTTGGGTGTTTTCGGTGGAAAGGAAGCTTTCAGGAAGGAAGCCGGCGACCGGCTGCGGGAGCGGCTGGTAGAGGGTTTGCGGGTGAAACGACAGGAGGCCTCCGCGCAGGGGGACCTTGTTTCCACCGGAAAATCTTCCACCCCGTCATCCGGAAATAGAAATCCCGATTCCGGGTTAAACCCTTCATCAAACGGAGAAAAACAATCCACAAATGATCCCCGCCGCGGATTACCCCCCGCATTGCTGGACGGGAAAGAAGCACCGCTCGCCGCGTTCCTCTTTTTCCTGGCGGAAGGCCGGTTGCCATGGTGGTACGCGGAAGATGGAAAAGATGCTTTCGGCAAATTGTTCCAGCAGCATGTAACGGGATCGGATATACGGAAAATCCGGCACGCGATTGAAAATGGAAAGGCGATGGAGAATGCAACTTCCATCCCCGGCAATATTTACATCTCCGCGGAATGCGTCCGCTGCATACAAACTTTGGAAGATCCGGTGCTGTTGAGGATAGCTGAAGAAATGGGATGGGATTTCAAGGAATTGCTGGCCGAATGGGAATTGCTGGGTACCGCCGCGCAAGGGTTTCCCGGATTTTTCCCTGCGTTCCGCCAACGATACTGGGCGCTCGTATTGCAGTCGCCCGCCACCTCCGGGATCACCCAAGGCCAATGGGAATGGATCTTCCCCCAACATCAAACCCCGGAAAGCCTGTGCAATCTCCTGTCAGATAAAGCCTGGGAAGTGAAACGCCCATCGCTGCAAGCTTTCCTCGCATCAACATGGTTTACAGACGAAAACGAAATTGCTCCGGAACGGCGCGCACCCATCCCCGGAGAAAAAACGGTGGATCCGGAGACTGACCCCAGGCCCCGAAAGTCACCGTCATCAAAAGAAATTACCAAACCGAATATAACACCCGATTCGGAAGGCCTTTACGTAGAAGCCGCCGGCCTGGTGCTGCTGCATCCTTTCCTGTCGGAACTCTTTGCCAGCACCGGTTGCCGCGAAGGTAAGGATTGGGCACCGGGCGGCCGGCAGACCGCCGTTCGCCTGCTCGGCTACCTTTCCGACAACGATGCCGACCTTCCCGAATACCGGCTGGTTTTCCATAAAATACTGGCAGGCATGGCGCCGGAGGAACCCCTCGAAGCCATCGCCCCCGCCACCACCGCCATGCTGGACGCCTGCAACGAATTGCTCGACGCCGTGCTCAGCCATTGGAGCGCCCTCAAAAACACGGGCCGCGACGGCTTGCGCGAAGGCTTCCTGCAGCGCCCCGGCATGCTGCGGACCACGTCTGACGGCTTGCAGCTTGAAATGGAAAAACGTGCGCAGGACGTGCTCATCAACCGGCTGCCGTGGAGTTGCTCGATGGTGCGGCTGTCGTGGATGGAGCAGCTGCTGGCCGTAAACTGGATATGA
- a CDS encoding baseplate J/gp47 family protein → MSASAHILQYLLSADGLNQPGRSQPALDPAALPVDGRTLGDLAAFIHKMAAQVRYYDEQRYPQGDWQAFFEQISGASESELQAMLAGPGNLSPHLALLMAYFRAFSIVRADINQLTKKRLDYYYEEVLRLRRTSARPDKVHVLFEPSKFAKPLLLKAGTELDGGKAQNGKPLHYALDSDLVVTQAKIGGLRNSYRDFNTNGKSILFRSMDASTVRIGTRTAWRPLGTRQLPIPEDSGRMETATIGWAAASPNLLLSEGLRTVKMTVRMKAPVITTAVIITPHLKVALSTEKGWMEADFAYNAMLKPKGVQQLNADNEATLEVTVTIPVELPAITAYKEAVHKGAFRTQWPVMKVSLEPQSFLIEQLSAYTLIDVTLDVGAQGMKKLVLQNDQALQAADKPVSPFTSLPRIGSAFYVGSQEAFSKTLTSMKLTLEWQDPPADFSEYYEGYGNDNVQNGVFRADVHLLNNRNWDIRLLNKALLFVGNNPLAPAPITVIESTFTAQTAAQPYRRNPSLALGDGFTHDVNQGFVRLSLVTPTAAELDNMPAEEPFEAFGHKTYPVVYTKTVIAISKMTSGTPPPLPKTPYNPVLKSVAMDYTAKDTFLPDAPNGIDQFFLQDLFGPAEPAAHKSSGILPEHPGGGALYLGLEGAEAPQTVSLLLQIEEGSLESDTLLRSADLHWSYLSGSEWRAITGTDILEESTNGLQRPGIIRLNIGADASLEHSRMPSGMRWLRLHVDDNPGGAASVKDIFTQAATATLLLPETGSGGFETHLAAPLAAGSISKLVRKIPSLKKVTQPFASFDGQSQESDTSFYRRVSERLRHKNRAVSTEDYERMLLEYFPGIYKVKCIPHNTRDGWMEPGQVRMVVVPDWRKRPTGDPLQPKANLHQLREMGDFLTGAFTSPFVNLQIDNPTYETLLIDCQVSFNPGFDPGYYGQVLEEDLKRFLSPWAYDEGQDIVFGGKLHASEIQSFIEGRDYVNYIVDFALYHRHDTVLGGGIGDMKIGTDFIVGITPEPAIASSEDNTIAGKAIGVDFVIGEPVDVASATRPDAILVSNGSHRIMALPDGAITCSGLQDGIGQMVIGLDFIIFS, encoded by the coding sequence ATGAGCGCATCCGCACATATCTTGCAGTACCTGCTGTCGGCCGACGGCCTGAATCAGCCCGGCCGCTCGCAGCCCGCCCTGGACCCCGCCGCGCTTCCGGTAGACGGCCGTACCCTGGGCGACCTCGCCGCGTTCATCCACAAAATGGCGGCACAGGTGCGGTATTACGACGAACAGCGGTATCCGCAGGGCGACTGGCAGGCGTTTTTCGAACAGATCAGCGGCGCCAGCGAATCCGAATTGCAGGCGATGCTCGCCGGCCCGGGGAACCTTTCGCCCCACCTGGCCTTGCTCATGGCTTATTTCAGGGCGTTCTCCATTGTTCGTGCAGACATCAACCAGCTCACCAAAAAACGACTCGATTATTACTACGAAGAAGTACTGCGCCTGCGCCGTACTTCCGCCCGGCCCGATAAAGTGCATGTATTGTTCGAACCGTCGAAATTTGCGAAGCCCCTCCTCCTGAAAGCCGGCACGGAACTGGACGGCGGCAAGGCACAGAACGGGAAACCCCTCCACTACGCGCTCGACAGCGACCTGGTGGTCACACAAGCGAAAATCGGCGGGCTACGCAACAGCTACCGCGATTTCAATACCAACGGCAAAAGCATCCTGTTCCGGTCGATGGACGCATCCACCGTGCGCATCGGCACGCGCACCGCATGGCGGCCGCTCGGTACCCGGCAGTTGCCCATCCCCGAAGACAGCGGGCGGATGGAAACCGCCACCATCGGATGGGCCGCAGCTTCGCCGAACCTCCTGCTTTCCGAAGGGCTGCGGACGGTTAAGATGACCGTTCGGATGAAAGCCCCCGTCATCACCACCGCCGTTATCATCACGCCACACCTGAAAGTGGCGCTGAGTACGGAAAAGGGATGGATGGAAGCAGACTTCGCTTACAACGCCATGCTCAAACCGAAAGGCGTACAGCAACTGAACGCAGACAATGAAGCTACGCTGGAAGTGACGGTGACCATTCCCGTGGAACTGCCTGCCATCACCGCGTATAAGGAAGCGGTGCACAAAGGCGCCTTCCGCACGCAATGGCCCGTCATGAAAGTGAGCCTCGAGCCCCAAAGCTTCCTCATCGAGCAACTGAGCGCCTATACTTTGATAGACGTGACGCTGGACGTGGGCGCGCAGGGGATGAAGAAACTCGTGCTCCAAAACGACCAGGCGCTGCAGGCGGCCGATAAACCCGTTTCGCCGTTTACCAGCCTGCCGCGCATCGGCTCGGCATTTTATGTGGGCAGCCAGGAAGCGTTCAGCAAAACTTTGACATCGATGAAGCTGACGCTGGAATGGCAGGACCCGCCGGCCGATTTCAGCGAATACTACGAAGGTTATGGAAACGATAATGTGCAGAACGGCGTGTTCCGGGCGGATGTTCACCTGCTGAACAACCGCAACTGGGACATCCGGCTGCTGAACAAGGCGCTGCTGTTCGTGGGCAACAACCCCCTCGCGCCCGCGCCTATCACCGTCATCGAAAGTACTTTCACGGCGCAGACCGCCGCCCAGCCCTATCGCCGCAATCCCTCGCTGGCCCTGGGCGACGGCTTCACCCACGATGTGAACCAGGGCTTCGTCCGCCTTTCGCTCGTAACACCGACTGCCGCCGAGCTGGACAATATGCCGGCGGAAGAACCATTCGAAGCATTTGGGCATAAAACTTACCCTGTCGTATATACGAAAACGGTCATCGCGATCAGTAAAATGACCAGCGGCACGCCTCCTCCGTTGCCCAAAACGCCCTACAATCCCGTGCTCAAAAGCGTGGCGATGGATTATACGGCGAAAGATACCTTCCTGCCCGACGCGCCCAACGGCATCGACCAGTTCTTTCTGCAAGACCTGTTCGGCCCGGCAGAACCCGCCGCCCATAAGTCTTCCGGCATATTGCCCGAGCATCCCGGCGGCGGCGCGCTGTACCTGGGGCTCGAAGGCGCCGAAGCGCCGCAGACAGTTTCGCTGCTCCTCCAGATCGAAGAAGGCAGCCTCGAAAGCGACACCCTGTTGCGCAGCGCCGATTTGCACTGGAGCTACCTTTCCGGCAGCGAGTGGCGGGCCATCACGGGGACCGATATTCTCGAAGAAAGCACCAACGGGCTGCAGCGCCCCGGCATCATCCGCCTCAACATCGGCGCGGATGCCAGCCTGGAACACAGCAGGATGCCTTCGGGCATGCGCTGGCTGCGGCTGCATGTAGACGATAATCCTGGCGGGGCCGCATCTGTGAAAGACATTTTCACGCAGGCCGCCACCGCCACCCTGCTGTTGCCGGAAACGGGCAGCGGCGGGTTCGAAACCCACCTGGCGGCGCCCCTGGCAGCGGGCTCCATCAGCAAATTGGTACGGAAAATACCGTCGCTGAAGAAAGTGACGCAGCCTTTCGCTTCGTTCGACGGGCAAAGCCAGGAATCGGACACTTCGTTCTACCGCCGTGTGAGCGAACGGTTGCGGCATAAGAACAGGGCCGTGTCTACCGAAGATTACGAACGGATGCTGCTGGAATATTTCCCCGGCATCTACAAAGTGAAATGCATTCCGCACAACACGCGCGACGGCTGGATGGAACCAGGACAAGTGCGGATGGTGGTGGTGCCGGACTGGAGGAAACGCCCGACCGGCGACCCCTTGCAGCCAAAAGCGAATTTGCATCAGCTGCGCGAAATGGGAGATTTTCTCACGGGGGCGTTCACTTCGCCGTTCGTCAACCTGCAAATCGACAACCCGACATACGAAACCCTGCTGATCGATTGCCAGGTCAGCTTCAACCCCGGATTCGATCCCGGATATTACGGCCAGGTGCTGGAAGAAGATCTGAAACGCTTCCTCAGCCCATGGGCGTACGACGAAGGGCAAGACATCGTTTTCGGCGGCAAACTGCACGCATCGGAGATACAGTCGTTCATCGAAGGGCGCGATTACGTGAATTATATCGTCGACTTCGCCCTTTACCACCGTCATGATACGGTACTGGGCGGAGGGATCGGCGATATGAAGATCGGGACGGATTTCATCGTGGGGATCACGCCCGAACCGGCGATCGCATCTTCGGAAGACAATACCATCGCAGGAAAGGCCATCGGCGTCGACTTCGTGATCGGGGAACCGGTAGACGTTGCTTCGGCCACCCGGCCGGACGCCATCCTGGTTTCCAACGGAAGCCACCGCATCATGGCGCTGCCCGACGGGGCCATTACCTGCAGCGGATTGCAGGACGGCATCGGGCAAATGGTCATCGGGCTCGATTTCATCATTTTTTCTTAA
- a CDS encoding tail fiber domain-containing protein, whose translation MAERSKAHLKQEFRDGERPTGKDFEDLIDSFVCKTDDAVTVDALTHNLNIPGGINLADTAQGKAGTLRFNSGQVQVHNGATWGAISGGNEVFQQINNTPNVGYSAGNVGINVGNVAPTARLEVRFNTVAPTAIDLAKFGNAAVANGASGFTDFAVFGHATHVVQANNYALRQGPNGDVSINAPSTQNISFTHSRLSNRMTLHTSGAVLVNTNALLPGSIMNDVNGNNHMLQVSGHAAKTRGGGTWADLSDFRAKQDIRNLEDGLEKLMKVRTVRYRYNGKYNTSTDHEEFGIIGQEIREIFPYMVSTGKAIDEVTGKEDDVVMFNASPLTFVMVNAIQELTNRVQELEKRLSALEGK comes from the coding sequence ATGGCAGAACGTAGCAAAGCCCATTTGAAACAGGAGTTCCGGGACGGTGAGCGCCCGACCGGTAAAGACTTCGAAGACCTGATCGACTCCTTCGTCTGCAAAACGGACGACGCGGTGACGGTAGATGCGCTCACCCACAACCTCAACATTCCCGGCGGCATCAACCTCGCAGACACGGCACAGGGCAAAGCCGGCACGCTGCGTTTCAACAGCGGCCAGGTGCAGGTGCACAACGGCGCAACCTGGGGCGCCATCAGCGGCGGGAACGAGGTGTTCCAACAGATCAACAACACCCCGAACGTCGGTTACAGCGCCGGTAATGTGGGCATTAACGTCGGCAACGTTGCGCCCACCGCGCGCCTCGAAGTGCGCTTCAACACCGTGGCCCCCACGGCCATCGATCTGGCCAAGTTCGGGAATGCGGCCGTAGCCAACGGCGCTTCCGGCTTTACGGATTTCGCGGTGTTCGGCCATGCTACACACGTTGTACAGGCCAACAACTACGCCCTCCGCCAGGGCCCGAACGGCGACGTGTCTATCAACGCGCCTTCCACCCAGAACATTTCCTTCACCCACAGCCGCCTTTCCAACCGGATGACGCTCCATACCAGCGGCGCGGTGCTCGTGAACACCAACGCATTGCTGCCCGGCTCCATCATGAACGATGTGAACGGCAACAACCACATGCTGCAGGTGTCCGGCCATGCCGCCAAAACCCGCGGTGGCGGCACCTGGGCCGATCTGTCGGACTTCCGAGCCAAGCAGGATATCCGCAACCTCGAAGATGGCCTGGAGAAACTGATGAAGGTACGCACCGTGCGTTACCGCTACAACGGCAAATACAATACTTCCACAGACCATGAAGAATTCGGCATCATCGGGCAGGAAATCCGCGAAATCTTCCCCTACATGGTTTCTACCGGCAAAGCGATCGATGAAGTGACGGGCAAGGAAGACGATGTAGTGATGTTCAATGCCAGCCCGCTGACATTCGTCATGGTAAACGCCATCCAGGAACTGACCAACCGCGTGCAGGAACTGGAAAAAAGATTAAGCGCGCTCGAAGGAAAATAA